A section of the Platichthys flesus chromosome 22, fPlaFle2.1, whole genome shotgun sequence genome encodes:
- the LOC133933517 gene encoding histone H2A-like, with translation MSGRGKTGGKARAKAKTRSSRAGLQFPVGRVHRLLRKGNYAHRVGAGAPVYLAAVLEYLTAEILELAGNAARDNKKSRIIPRHLQLAVRNDEELNKLLGGVTIAQGGVLPNIQAVLLPKKTEKAPKSK, from the coding sequence ATGTCAGGCAGAGGCAAAACCGGCGGAAAGGCCAGAGCGAAGGCAAAGACTCGCTCTTCCCGCGCtgggctccagttccccgtcggtcgtgttcacagactgctgcgtaaaggcaactacgcacatcgcgttggtgccggcgcccccgtctacctggcggctgtgctggagtacctcaccgctgagatcctggagctggctggaaacgccgcccgcgacaacaagaagagccgtatcatcccccgccacctgcagctggccgtccgcaacgacgaggagctcaacaaactcctgggcggagtgaccatcgctcagggcggcgtgctgcccaacatccaggctgttcttctgcccaagaagaccgagaaggcccccaagtccaagtaa
- the LOC133933564 gene encoding histone H2B-like: MPDVAKPAPKKGSKKAVAKAPGKGGKKRRKSRKESYAIYVYKVLKQVHPDTGISSKAMGIMNSFVSDIFERIAGEASRLAHYNKRSTITSREIQTAVRLLLPGELAKHAVSEGTKAVTKYTSSK, translated from the coding sequence ATGCCTGACGTAGCGAAGCCCGCGCCCAAGAAGGGCTCCAAGAAAGCGGTGGCGAAGGCCCCCGGTAAgggcggaaagaagaggagaaagtccaggaaggagagctacgccatctacgtgtacaaggtgctgaagcaggtccaccccgacactgggatctcctccaaggccatgggcatcatgaactccttcgtgagcgacatcttcgagcgcatcgccggtgaggcctctcgtctggctcattacaacaagcgctccaccatcacctccagggagattcagaccgccgtccgcctgctgctgcccggggagCTGGCTAAACACGCCGTGTCTGAGGGCACCAAGGCCGTGACCAAATACACCAGTTCCAAGTAA